Within the Hyphomicrobiales bacterium genome, the region TGAAACCCCTCATAGGCATGGCTGGCGAAAGTCAAAGGCGCGAGACAGGTTTCGGTGACGTCGATGGCGAGCTCCTCCTTGAGCTCGCGAATCAGTGTCGCCTCCGGCCGCTCGCCATCCTCCACCTTTCCGCCCGGAAATTCCCAAAGGCCCGCCATTGACTTTCCCTCGGGGCGCCGGGCGATCAGCACGCGCCCGTCCGGATCGACGAGCGCACATGCCGCAACCAGTAGGAGCTTCACCATAGTTCCGGCGCTAGGACCCTAATATGCAAGTGATTAGAATTGATTAACGGCGACCGTGATGGGCCGGCCAGGTCGCGGTCAAGTGCGGTAGCTGCCATTGATGGTCAGATAGTCGTGGGTGAGGTCGCAGGTCCACACCTTGTCGGCGCCGCGGCCGAGCCCGAGATCGACGGTGATTTCAATCTCCCGGTTCTTCATATAGGCGGAAAGGCTTGCCTCGTCGTAAGCCGGGTCGCGCTCGCCGCGAAAGGCGACCCGGTGCGGTCCGAATGAGATCGCCAGACGGTCGCGGTCTGCCGGCTCGCCGGCCTTGCCAACGGCCATGACGATGCGTCCCCAATTGGCGTCCTCGCCGGAAATCGCGGTCTTGACCAGCGGCGAGTTGGCGATCGAGAAGGCGATGCGGCGCGCCGAGGCGACGCTGACGGCGCCGCGCACGCAGATGGCGATGAGCTTGCTCGCGCCCTCGCCGTCGCGCACCACCTGCTGGGCGAGATCGAACATCACCTCCTTGAGCGCGGCCCGAAACGGGCCGAGGCGCCGGTCGCCCGCCCGCGTGATCGCCGGCGCGCCGCGCGCGGCCGCCGCGCCGGTTGCAAAGGCAATGAGCGTGTCGCTCGTCGAGGTGTCGCTGTCGACCGTAATGGCGTTGAAACTCTCCCCAAGGCCTGCCCTGAGCGCCGCCCCAAGCGCCTCGGCCGCGATCGGCGCGTCGGTGAAGATGAAGGCCAGCATGGTCGCCATGTCCGGCGGGAACATGCCGGCGCCCTTGGCGATGCCGTTGATGGCGACGGGAACGCCGCCGAGCGGGGCGGTG harbors:
- a CDS encoding (deoxy)nucleoside triphosphate pyrophosphohydrolase, coding for MVKLLLVAACALVDPDGRVLIARRPEGKSMAGLWEFPGGKVEDGERPEATLIRELKEELAIDVTETCLAPLTFASHAYEGFHLLMPLYVCRRWDGTVTAREGQELAWVRPNQLAGYPMPPADVP
- the argJ gene encoding bifunctional glutamate N-acetyltransferase/amino-acid acetyltransferase ArgJ produces the protein MTDKVSPLAPLGFPELPDIDGVRLATAEAGVRYRGRTDVLMVLLREGTAAAGVLTRSKCPSAPVDWCRKLLAKGRARALVVNSGNANAFTGRKGAVAAALTARATAKVVGCRQEAVYLASTGVIGEPLEADRIEAVLQETAAAARPGGWLEAARAIMTTDTYPKGATRTAPLGGVPVAINGIAKGAGMFPPDMATMLAFIFTDAPIAAEALGAALRAGLGESFNAITVDSDTSTSDTLIAFATGAAAARGAPAITRAGDRRLGPFRAALKEVMFDLAQQVVRDGEGASKLIAICVRGAVSVASARRIAFSIANSPLVKTAISGEDANWGRIVMAVGKAGEPADRDRLAISFGPHRVAFRGERDPAYDEASLSAYMKNREIEITVDLGLGRGADKVWTCDLTHDYLTINGSYRT